One stretch of Caldinitratiruptor microaerophilus DNA includes these proteins:
- a CDS encoding Bug family tripartite tricarboxylate transporter substrate binding protein yields MKTSRISRLGLGLLATAAMLVLSACGGAGQSGQSGAGSAAQGGSGQQAQQSQPATGSQGGQAAASAWEPKGAVTFLAGAGPGSGWDTTARAAQQALTTDKIVSVPINVVNRVGGSGSVAVAEMVNQHKGKDDTLLVSSMPLLSNKIMGTSPYGYKDLTPIAAIAGTHYGVIVKADSDIKDLKDLIDRIKKDPQSVSIAGSDPPADDWVAAMGFLSAAGIDITKVKFIGFDGGQVVTNVLGGQVNAGVTTVGELLQHVKAGQLRVLATTGEQREKALPDVPTMKEAGVDFSIRNWRGFFGPPGMPPEAVKYWQEKFGAMVKGKTWSDILDKYGWSDAFMTDKFPSYLDEFNSMLENLLRTAGALKK; encoded by the coding sequence ATGAAGACGTCCCGGATCTCGAGGCTCGGACTCGGACTGCTCGCCACTGCCGCGATGCTGGTCCTCTCCGCCTGCGGCGGCGCCGGGCAGAGCGGGCAGTCGGGCGCCGGCTCCGCCGCCCAGGGCGGCTCGGGCCAGCAGGCCCAACAGTCCCAGCCCGCGACAGGCTCGCAGGGCGGCCAGGCCGCCGCCAGCGCCTGGGAGCCCAAGGGCGCGGTGACCTTCCTGGCCGGCGCCGGCCCGGGGAGCGGCTGGGACACCACGGCCCGGGCGGCCCAGCAGGCGCTGACCACGGACAAGATCGTGAGCGTCCCGATCAACGTGGTGAACCGGGTCGGCGGCTCCGGCAGCGTGGCCGTGGCCGAGATGGTCAACCAGCACAAGGGCAAGGACGACACGCTGCTGGTCAGCTCGATGCCGCTCCTGTCCAACAAGATCATGGGCACCTCGCCCTACGGGTACAAGGACCTGACCCCCATCGCCGCGATCGCCGGGACCCATTACGGCGTGATCGTCAAGGCCGACAGTGACATCAAGGACCTGAAGGACCTGATCGACCGGATCAAGAAGGATCCCCAGTCCGTCTCGATCGCCGGGTCCGACCCGCCCGCCGACGACTGGGTCGCCGCCATGGGCTTCCTGAGCGCGGCGGGAATCGACATCACGAAGGTGAAGTTCATCGGCTTCGACGGCGGCCAGGTGGTCACCAACGTCCTGGGCGGCCAGGTGAACGCCGGCGTCACCACCGTGGGCGAGCTGCTGCAGCACGTCAAGGCCGGCCAGCTGCGGGTCCTGGCCACGACGGGCGAACAGAGGGAGAAGGCCCTGCCCGACGTTCCGACGATGAAGGAGGCCGGCGTCGACTTCTCGATCCGGAACTGGCGCGGCTTCTTCGGCCCGCCCGGGATGCCGCCCGAAGCGGTCAAGTACTGGCAGGAGAAGTTCGGCGCCATGGTCAAGGGTAAGACCTGGAGCGACATCCTCGACAAGTACGGCTGGTCGGACGCCTTCATGACGGACAAGTTCCCGTCCTACCTCGACGAGTTCAACAGCATGCTCGAGAACCTGCTCCGCACGGCCGGCGCACTGAAGAAGTAA
- a CDS encoding hydroxymethylglutaryl-CoA lyase: MQHLPKRVTVTEVGPRDGLQIEDQWIPTEIKVELVNRLSRVGFKTIQVTSFVHPKAVPQLRDAEEVMAKIDRVPGVTYEALVPNLRGMERALAAKVDKVNLMLSVTDSHSLSNANATTAEALKNLEPVARMALDHGIGVVGGMATALGCPFEGFPPPERLFMVVDAYLAMGVREIGVADTAGMANPALVYDRLSRLRDRYPDVHFSLHLHDTRRMATANIIAALEAGVTDFDGAAGGMGGCPYAPGATGNIATEDMVHMFHEMGIETGVDLDALLDVVRWMSTWVPHPLESTLLRAGKSRDVLGRRTSGQVKKIS; encoded by the coding sequence GTGCAGCATCTGCCCAAACGGGTCACGGTGACGGAGGTGGGGCCGCGGGACGGCCTCCAGATCGAGGACCAGTGGATCCCCACGGAGATCAAGGTGGAACTCGTCAACCGGCTCTCCCGGGTCGGCTTCAAGACCATCCAGGTGACGTCGTTCGTGCACCCCAAGGCGGTTCCGCAGCTCCGGGACGCCGAGGAGGTCATGGCGAAGATCGACCGCGTCCCCGGCGTGACCTACGAGGCCCTCGTCCCGAACCTCCGGGGGATGGAGCGCGCACTGGCGGCGAAGGTCGACAAGGTGAACCTGATGCTCTCCGTCACGGACTCTCACAGCCTGTCCAACGCCAACGCCACGACGGCCGAGGCGCTCAAGAACCTCGAGCCGGTCGCGCGCATGGCGCTGGACCACGGCATCGGGGTCGTGGGCGGGATGGCGACGGCCCTCGGCTGCCCCTTCGAGGGCTTCCCCCCGCCCGAGCGGCTCTTCATGGTGGTCGACGCCTACCTGGCGATGGGCGTGCGGGAGATCGGCGTGGCGGACACGGCCGGCATGGCCAACCCGGCCCTCGTCTACGACCGGCTGAGCCGCCTCCGCGACCGCTACCCGGACGTGCACTTCTCGCTGCACCTGCACGACACCCGGCGCATGGCGACGGCGAACATCATCGCCGCGCTCGAGGCCGGGGTCACCGACTTCGACGGTGCCGCCGGCGGCATGGGCGGCTGCCCGTACGCGCCGGGCGCCACCGGCAACATCGCCACCGAGGACATGGTTCACATGTTCCACGAGATGGGCATCGAGACCGGTGTCGACCTGGATGCGTTGCTCGACGTCGTCCGCTGGATGTCCACCTGGGTGCCTCATCCGCTGGAGTCGACCCTGCTGCGGGCCGGCAAGAGCCGGGACGTGCTGGGCCGCCGCACCAGCGGTCAGGTCAAGAAGATCTCGTGA
- a CDS encoding CaiB/BaiF CoA transferase family protein, producing the protein MSPSNEPFNPAPRGGSLDPARGPLQGIRVVDVTHVIAGPFATGLLADFGAEVIKIEQPGTGDPGRNMGPFAGGESLRFPSLNRNKKGITLDLRHPRGAELFRRLCATADVLVENFRPGTLERWGLGPEVLRQDNPDLIVVRISGYGQTGPDRDKAGFGTPATAFAGLTYILGYPDRPPMNPPIPLADLLAGTFAAMATLLSLYWRDARGGRGQDADISLYESVFRLLEDLPAQYSVTGTIPERRGGSPGGASPAGTYRTADGKWVVLVCSTDSTFNRLAEAIGRPDMITDPRFSTNARRVEHREEVDAIVSDWLGRRTWEEVKRTLDAAGVPVSLVYSIADIFDDPQYRARESIVTVDHPRFGRIAMPGVVPRLSATPGRVVRAAPDPGEHNRMVYRDLLGLTDGELEELERLKVI; encoded by the coding sequence TTGTCGCCCTCGAACGAACCTTTCAACCCAGCCCCACGAGGGGGATCGCTCGACCCGGCAAGGGGGCCCCTCCAGGGGATCCGGGTGGTGGACGTCACCCACGTGATCGCCGGCCCCTTCGCCACCGGCCTCCTGGCCGACTTCGGCGCCGAGGTCATCAAGATCGAGCAGCCCGGGACAGGCGACCCCGGCCGCAACATGGGCCCGTTCGCCGGCGGGGAGTCCCTGCGCTTCCCCAGCCTCAACCGTAACAAGAAGGGGATCACGCTCGACCTCCGTCACCCCCGGGGCGCCGAGCTGTTCCGCCGGCTGTGCGCCACGGCGGACGTGCTGGTGGAGAACTTCCGCCCCGGCACCCTCGAGCGGTGGGGGCTCGGGCCGGAGGTCCTGCGGCAGGACAACCCCGACCTCATCGTGGTCCGCATCTCCGGCTACGGGCAGACCGGGCCGGACCGGGACAAGGCAGGCTTCGGTACCCCGGCGACGGCCTTCGCCGGCCTCACGTACATCCTTGGTTACCCAGACCGCCCGCCGATGAACCCTCCGATCCCCCTCGCCGACCTCCTCGCCGGCACCTTCGCCGCCATGGCGACCCTCCTTTCCCTCTACTGGCGCGACGCCCGCGGCGGCCGGGGCCAGGATGCCGACATCTCGCTCTACGAGTCGGTCTTCCGCCTCTTGGAGGACCTCCCCGCCCAGTACAGCGTCACCGGTACCATCCCGGAGCGCCGGGGCGGATCGCCGGGCGGGGCCAGCCCGGCCGGCACCTACCGTACCGCCGACGGCAAGTGGGTCGTCCTCGTCTGCAGCACGGACAGCACGTTCAACCGGCTGGCCGAGGCCATCGGGCGGCCCGACATGATCACGGACCCGCGCTTTTCCACCAACGCCCGCCGGGTGGAGCACCGGGAGGAGGTCGACGCGATCGTCTCCGACTGGCTCGGACGCCGCACCTGGGAGGAGGTGAAGCGGACCCTCGACGCCGCGGGGGTCCCCGTGAGCCTGGTCTACTCCATCGCCGACATCTTCGACGACCCGCAGTACCGGGCCCGCGAGAGCATCGTCACGGTGGACCACCCCCGCTTCGGCCGGATCGCCATGCCGGGCGTGGTGCCCCGCCTGAGCGCGACCCCCGGCCGGGTCGTCCGGGCGGCGCCCGACCCGGGCGAGCACAACCGGATGGTCTACCGGGACCTGCTGGGACTGACCGACGGAGAGCTCGAGGAACTGGAGCGCCTCAAGGTGATCTGA
- a CDS encoding LacI family DNA-binding transcriptional regulator, whose product MVTIADVARLAGVSVATVSYVLNGTRPVSPERRQRVLEAIEALGYRPNRVARSLRARRTNTIGLIVSNIVSPFYTEIARAVEDVARRHGYSVILCNSDDDPAKEREYVDLLLGRQVDGLLVAPAPNDQAVLAEVVGIGAPLVLVNRRPAGIDAPSVTMASGPATYELIRHLIEHGHRRIGVISGVPGSPSSQDRLEAYERALREAGIEPDPRLVRHGHAQYEGGMAAARELLQQPGPPTAICSLGTSMTLGALVAIREMGLRVPEDVALVGYTDTPWYQVTDPPLTAVAQPVRRLGELAIDLLLRSIGGEVQEPQHIALPCEVVIRRSCGCPLRR is encoded by the coding sequence ATGGTCACGATCGCCGACGTCGCCCGCCTCGCCGGAGTCTCCGTGGCCACGGTGTCCTACGTCCTGAACGGTACCCGCCCGGTCAGCCCGGAGAGGCGGCAGCGGGTGCTGGAGGCGATCGAGGCGCTCGGCTACCGGCCCAACCGGGTGGCGCGAAGCCTCCGGGCCCGGCGGACGAACACGATCGGCCTCATCGTGTCGAACATCGTCAGCCCGTTCTACACCGAGATCGCTCGCGCCGTGGAGGACGTCGCCCGCCGCCACGGGTACAGCGTGATCCTCTGCAACAGTGACGACGACCCCGCCAAGGAGCGGGAGTACGTCGACCTCCTCCTCGGCCGTCAGGTCGACGGCCTCCTCGTGGCCCCGGCGCCGAACGACCAGGCCGTCCTGGCCGAGGTCGTGGGCATCGGGGCCCCGCTCGTCCTGGTGAACCGCCGGCCCGCCGGCATCGACGCCCCCTCCGTCACCATGGCCTCCGGGCCGGCGACGTACGAACTCATCCGCCACCTGATCGAGCACGGGCACCGGCGCATCGGCGTCATCTCGGGCGTGCCGGGCTCGCCCTCGAGCCAGGACCGCCTGGAGGCGTACGAGCGCGCGCTGCGCGAGGCGGGGATCGAACCCGACCCCCGGCTGGTGCGCCACGGCCACGCCCAGTACGAGGGGGGCATGGCCGCCGCCCGGGAACTCCTGCAGCAGCCCGGCCCCCCCACCGCCATCTGCTCCCTCGGCACGTCCATGACCCTCGGGGCGCTGGTCGCCATCCGCGAGATGGGCCTGCGGGTCCCGGAGGACGTCGCCCTGGTGGGCTACACCGACACACCGTGGTACCAGGTCACCGACCCGCCGCTGACGGCGGTTGCCCAGCCTGTCCGGCGTCTGGGGGAGCTGGCGATCGACCTGCTCCTCCGCTCCATCGGGGGCGAGGTGCAGGAGCCCCAGCACATCGCCCTCCCGTGCGAGGTCGTGATCCGCCGCTCGTGCGGGTGCCCGCTCAGGAGGTGA
- a CDS encoding response regulator transcription factor, which translates to MSRIRVLIVDDHQIVRQGLRAILSAEPDFEVTGDVASAEEALEHVVRAPPDVALVDIRMQGMSGIDLCRRIRELAPGTAVLILTSFLNEALVRECVQAGARGYLLKDVEGFDLVRSVRAVVRGEAALAPRAAALLMDCMKELDHPDHISAEELELLRYIARGLTNREIATKLYLSESAVKDRVLELFRKLRVKGRVEAVMEGVRRGLL; encoded by the coding sequence TTGTCCCGGATCCGGGTCCTCATCGTGGATGACCACCAGATCGTCCGGCAGGGCCTCCGGGCCATCCTCTCCGCCGAGCCGGACTTCGAGGTCACGGGTGACGTGGCGTCGGCCGAGGAGGCGCTCGAACACGTGGTCCGGGCCCCGCCGGACGTCGCCCTCGTCGACATCCGCATGCAGGGAATGAGCGGCATCGACCTCTGCCGGCGCATCCGTGAGCTGGCCCCGGGGACCGCCGTCCTGATCCTGACCAGCTTTCTCAACGAAGCCCTCGTGCGGGAGTGCGTGCAGGCAGGGGCCCGGGGGTACCTGCTCAAGGACGTCGAGGGATTCGACCTGGTGCGGAGCGTACGGGCCGTGGTGCGCGGGGAGGCCGCCCTGGCCCCCCGTGCCGCAGCACTCCTCATGGACTGCATGAAGGAGCTCGACCACCCCGATCACATCTCCGCGGAGGAACTGGAACTCCTCCGTTACATCGCCCGGGGCCTCACGAACCGCGAGATCGCCACGAAGCTGTACCTGAGCGAGAGTGCGGTCAAGGACCGGGTCCTGGAGCTCTTCCGGAAACTGAGGGTGAAAGGACGCGTGGAAGCGGTCATGGAGGGCGTACGCAGAGGGCTGCTCTAG
- a CDS encoding GAF domain-containing sensor histidine kinase → MGSDTKMQRLSSLLELSSMLASQLELGTLLQTVVDSARGLCRADVSGLLMLAEEDPTRYGGFWVSGWDTPPAHYPTGAGVFNLPITTGRPVRVDHVPSHPRSVGTPPGHPPVGPFLGVPLRFQDQILGTLFVANFAGRPFFTEEDEELLLAFAAHASVAIHNARLYRQVEELAILRERERLAMDLHDTVAQIFFSIGMEAERLREVVPASHRDRLEYLRELASRGAARVRAAIAELHDRGGLPGDANIYRQLAALIEEFKTRSGLEIGLVVTGHVHRVPDPVRDLMCRAAREALTNVAKHAHADMAVVNLAIDSDTVTLTVQDNGVGLRPGAVDPSPGARRFGIATLRRLAERLGGGAEIRSGVEGGCLLRVWAPLSPSDGRTGGNGVVPDPGPHRG, encoded by the coding sequence ATGGGATCGGACACGAAGATGCAGCGGCTCTCCAGCCTTCTCGAACTCAGCTCGATGCTCGCCTCCCAGCTCGAGCTCGGCACCCTCCTGCAGACCGTCGTGGACAGCGCCCGGGGCCTCTGCCGGGCGGACGTGAGCGGGCTGCTCATGCTGGCCGAGGAAGACCCCACCCGCTACGGCGGCTTCTGGGTGTCCGGCTGGGACACCCCGCCCGCCCACTATCCGACCGGCGCCGGGGTGTTCAACCTGCCGATCACTACCGGCCGGCCGGTCCGTGTCGACCACGTGCCGAGTCACCCCCGGTCGGTGGGGACACCGCCCGGTCATCCTCCGGTCGGCCCCTTCCTCGGCGTGCCCCTCCGGTTCCAGGATCAGATCCTGGGCACGCTGTTCGTGGCGAACTTCGCCGGCCGGCCGTTTTTCACGGAGGAAGACGAGGAGCTCCTCCTGGCGTTCGCCGCGCACGCCTCGGTGGCCATCCACAACGCCCGGCTGTACCGGCAGGTGGAGGAACTGGCGATCCTGCGCGAGCGCGAGCGGCTGGCCATGGACCTGCACGACACCGTGGCCCAGATCTTCTTCTCCATCGGGATGGAGGCCGAGCGGCTCCGGGAGGTGGTGCCGGCCTCCCACCGGGATCGGCTCGAGTACCTGCGTGAGCTCGCCTCACGGGGTGCCGCCCGGGTGCGCGCCGCGATCGCCGAGCTCCACGATCGCGGCGGGCTGCCTGGTGATGCGAACATCTACCGGCAGCTGGCGGCCCTCATCGAGGAGTTCAAGACCCGTTCGGGCCTCGAGATCGGGCTGGTCGTCACCGGTCACGTGCACCGGGTGCCCGACCCGGTGCGGGACCTGATGTGCCGGGCGGCCCGGGAAGCGCTGACCAACGTGGCCAAGCATGCGCACGCCGACATGGCCGTGGTCAACCTGGCCATCGACTCGGACACCGTCACCCTGACCGTCCAGGACAACGGCGTCGGGCTGCGGCCGGGAGCCGTGGACCCTTCACCGGGCGCGCGCCGGTTCGGGATCGCGACCCTGCGGCGCCTGGCCGAACGGCTGGGCGGGGGCGCCGAGATCCGCAGTGGCGTCGAGGGCGGTTGCCTGCTGCGCGTGTGGGCGCCCCTGAGCCCGTCAGACGGCCGGACGGGGGGGAACGGCGTTGTCCCGGATCCGGGTCCTCATCGTGGATGA